A stretch of the Sulfolobus acidocaldarius SUSAZ genome encodes the following:
- a CDS encoding phosphohydrolase — MDLERVLSGGKNLVRTGWMQRGVPGGVGETISQHSWEAGVLAYYIASKLKENGVYVNAEKAVTIAVFHDIGETLLGDLPKWATEKIGNKKELESEAIRILGIGEELFNEYNSNTVEGRLAKLCDKLSTYLQALRYSKQGYNVKEIVENYKTELERIVNEEPFKIVKDHIYAIVNNLI, encoded by the coding sequence ATGGATTTAGAGAGAGTTCTTTCAGGAGGAAAGAATCTAGTGAGAACTGGTTGGATGCAAAGGGGAGTTCCTGGGGGAGTTGGCGAGACTATATCCCAACACAGTTGGGAGGCAGGTGTACTAGCATACTACATTGCCTCCAAACTTAAGGAAAATGGAGTGTATGTGAATGCCGAAAAAGCAGTAACTATAGCTGTATTTCATGATATTGGTGAAACCTTGCTTGGAGATCTGCCAAAATGGGCTACTGAAAAAATAGGAAATAAGAAAGAGTTGGAAAGTGAAGCTATCAGAATCCTTGGAATAGGTGAGGAACTCTTTAATGAATATAATTCTAACACAGTAGAAGGTAGGTTAGCTAAATTGTGTGATAAGCTTTCCACTTATCTTCAAGCCCTAAGATACTCTAAGCAGGGATATAATGTCAAAGAAATCGTAGAAAATTACAAGACTGAGCTAGAGAGAATAGTTAATGAGGAACCATTCAAAATTGTTAAAGATCATATTTACGCTATAGTAAATAATTTAATTTAG
- a CDS encoding phosphomethylpyrimidine kinase has translation MRKPVALSIAGIDTGNGAGAESDLKVYEILGVHGVIAVTALTAQSTTGIRAVLPTPPEFLKTQLDTLFDDFEIKDVKIGMIYNKDQFAIVRDYLRDKRVVTDPVLFAKDGTQLIKDLEEYKRNILRNTTVLTPNIPEASYLSSMKISSIEEVKLACKTISKDFNIPYVVIKGGHAEDDYSIDVLYDSNRDLYYGIGYKRLNQKHTHGTGSVFATAVSAELSKGNDILTALRQARSLLQDSIYYGLEIGHGIGPIDPMVPIVKKSMKFDVIQEMTRFSQEVESVDGFYKLIPEVQSNLAHSIPSQYVRGLEDIATFRDRIVKNWDNRVKVGLPAVFGKPTHTARLLLSILPYETKASVLMNIRFEDKIVNLLKEVGYNTLEINRELEPMSNVEGKSMQWIASYIHENYGRIPNVIFDRGVKGKEAMIRFWTSSIDEMIDTLKYLAKNL, from the coding sequence ATGAGAAAGCCAGTAGCTCTTAGTATTGCAGGGATTGATACTGGTAATGGAGCTGGCGCTGAAAGTGATCTAAAAGTATATGAAATTTTAGGGGTTCACGGAGTTATTGCAGTTACAGCGTTAACTGCTCAATCAACTACAGGAATAAGAGCTGTGTTACCCACTCCACCTGAATTCCTGAAAACACAATTAGACACTCTATTTGATGATTTTGAAATAAAAGATGTAAAGATAGGTATGATTTACAATAAGGACCAGTTTGCTATAGTTAGAGATTATTTAAGGGATAAAAGAGTAGTTACTGATCCTGTACTCTTTGCTAAAGATGGAACTCAGCTTATAAAGGATTTAGAAGAGTATAAGAGAAATATTCTCCGTAATACGACTGTACTGACACCTAACATTCCAGAGGCTTCATATCTCTCTAGTATGAAAATATCATCTATAGAAGAAGTAAAATTGGCATGTAAGACAATATCTAAGGACTTTAACATACCATATGTTGTAATAAAGGGCGGTCATGCTGAGGACGATTACAGTATTGATGTATTATATGATTCTAACAGGGATTTATACTACGGTATCGGATATAAGAGATTAAACCAGAAGCATACGCATGGTACAGGAAGCGTATTTGCTACTGCAGTCTCAGCAGAATTATCAAAAGGTAACGATATTCTTACCGCATTGAGGCAGGCTAGATCATTATTACAAGACTCGATATATTACGGTCTTGAAATCGGTCATGGTATAGGTCCGATAGATCCCATGGTTCCTATTGTAAAGAAGAGTATGAAGTTTGATGTTATTCAAGAGATGACTAGGTTTTCGCAGGAAGTAGAGTCAGTTGATGGCTTCTACAAATTAATTCCTGAAGTCCAGTCTAATTTGGCTCACTCCATACCTTCACAATATGTACGTGGATTAGAGGATATTGCAACATTTAGGGATAGAATTGTTAAGAATTGGGATAACCGAGTTAAAGTTGGCTTGCCTGCAGTTTTTGGAAAACCTACGCATACTGCTAGGTTATTGCTATCAATTTTACCTTATGAGACCAAGGCATCAGTTTTAATGAACATAAGATTTGAAGATAAGATAGTAAATCTTCTCAAAGAGGTAGGGTACAATACGTTGGAGATAAACAGAGAATTAGAGCCAATGAGTAATGTAGAGGGAAAAAGCATGCAGTGGATTGCATCTTATATCCACGAAAATTATGGGAGAATACCAAACGTAATTTTCGATAGAGGTGTTAAGGGTAAGGAGGCAATGATTAGATTTTGGACATCATCGATTGATGAGATGATTGATACATTAAAATATCTCGCCAAAAATTTATGA
- a CDS encoding sodium ABC transporter permease, whose product MIRVFLRKELMEIRRDKRLLVSIIILPFILLPIIGLILFATLNAQQPVIEIINQNPKNIPYVNFVQKNIESSGAIVIMNSSPGTTPNAIIVFPKDFYDNVTNISRQAYVVLYVIISSNQQAINIVNNALYNLLVNISSQRIAQLEKLANTSVSVDDIRNPIYLVLGYKTSSGSTTTSSANQLAQLSRLVALILFPSVTPVVFYLLEGITGERERRTLEALLSTPLTVRSFIISKLLTASLLGFLSSIGDVLGTIIFVSVSGIGLAINLTEMIQLLSLIVITYLISILLTGSLSLALLYIFGGSIRNIQIINFLILSFGMASSFISLFINTAQLSFPLSLIYIIPYVQLSLGFLSYVFGSIQESIFSLLVTTIISVVLIILVIRSFDSERLLLK is encoded by the coding sequence ATGATAAGAGTGTTTCTTAGAAAGGAATTAATGGAAATCAGAAGGGACAAGAGGTTACTGGTTTCGATCATAATATTACCATTTATCCTCTTGCCAATAATTGGTTTGATTTTATTTGCCACATTGAATGCTCAACAACCTGTTATCGAAATAATAAATCAAAATCCGAAAAATATTCCTTACGTAAATTTCGTGCAGAAGAATATTGAATCTAGTGGTGCAATTGTTATAATGAATTCGAGTCCTGGGACTACTCCTAATGCAATAATAGTTTTCCCTAAGGACTTCTACGATAATGTGACCAACATAAGTAGGCAAGCATATGTAGTACTGTACGTTATAATATCCTCAAACCAACAGGCAATTAATATTGTGAATAATGCTCTATATAATCTTCTAGTCAATATTTCAAGTCAAAGGATAGCTCAACTTGAGAAACTTGCCAACACATCGGTTTCAGTAGACGATATAAGGAATCCAATATACTTAGTATTAGGTTATAAGACGTCATCTGGTTCAACTACAACATCATCAGCAAATCAATTAGCCCAATTAAGTAGACTAGTAGCTTTGATATTGTTTCCCAGCGTGACACCAGTAGTCTTCTACTTGCTAGAGGGAATAACAGGAGAAAGAGAGAGAAGAACCTTAGAGGCTTTACTATCCACACCTCTAACTGTACGTTCTTTCATAATATCTAAACTTCTGACTGCCTCGTTACTGGGCTTTTTGTCTTCCATTGGTGATGTTTTAGGAACTATTATCTTTGTTTCTGTAAGCGGTATTGGTTTGGCTATAAATCTTACAGAGATGATCCAACTATTATCCCTTATAGTCATAACCTATTTAATTTCTATACTTTTAACTGGATCATTAAGTTTAGCTCTTCTTTATATATTCGGTGGATCTATACGAAATATTCAAATAATTAACTTCTTAATATTGTCTTTTGGAATGGCTTCCTCCTTCATATCATTATTTATAAACACTGCACAACTGTCCTTTCCTCTATCTCTAATATATATCATACCTTATGTTCAATTGAGTCTTGGGTTTCTCTCATATGTATTCGGATCAATACAAGAATCCATATTCTCTTTATTAGTAACAACAATTATATCTGTAGTTCTAATAATACTTGTTATTAGATCTTTCGATTCAGAGAGACTTCTCTTGAAATAA
- a CDS encoding GHMP kinase, which yields MDVEVLVPLNISGVWYPVYTNNPLTTGSIGIGLVVEPRIVVRGKRSNKPEVEFNGKIIEFPNLAILKRLGELKISVQSQVPLGFGYGLSGSISLGYSYLAYELGLTSLKEALYTAHESEVINKNGLGDVIAEYIGGGIVYRKVPGAPGIGKAEKINVSWSEQVCSKPEMALPTTVLLRKNENALTYIQEFLKNPDLAKFFEVSRKFTEELGFISNIPNSFKKKGLIIKHGDCNKEWIQHTPATNGVLIH from the coding sequence GTGGATGTAGAGGTATTGGTCCCGCTAAACATCTCTGGTGTCTGGTATCCAGTGTACACTAATAATCCTTTAACTACAGGTTCTATAGGTATAGGATTAGTAGTTGAACCTAGGATAGTTGTTAGAGGAAAGAGATCAAACAAACCTGAGGTGGAATTTAACGGAAAAATAATTGAATTCCCAAATCTAGCAATTCTCAAGAGACTTGGTGAACTAAAAATTTCAGTTCAGAGTCAAGTTCCATTGGGCTTCGGATATGGTCTAAGTGGTTCGATCAGTTTAGGCTATTCTTACCTGGCATATGAACTAGGACTAACAAGTTTGAAAGAAGCACTTTACACCGCCCATGAAAGTGAGGTTATCAACAAGAATGGTCTAGGAGATGTAATTGCCGAATACATTGGAGGAGGGATAGTGTATAGGAAAGTTCCAGGAGCACCAGGGATAGGTAAAGCAGAAAAAATCAACGTATCGTGGAGTGAACAAGTGTGTAGTAAACCAGAGATGGCATTACCTACTACAGTTTTGTTGAGGAAAAATGAGAACGCATTAACATACATTCAGGAATTTCTTAAGAATCCTGATCTAGCTAAGTTTTTCGAAGTCTCTAGGAAGTTTACAGAAGAATTAGGTTTCATTTCAAACATACCGAACTCATTTAAGAAGAAAGGCTTAATAATCAAGCATGGTGATTGTAACAAGGAATGGATACAACACACTCCAGCGACAAATGGAGTGTTAATTCATTGA
- a CDS encoding ribonuclease HII — protein sequence MLVGIDEAGRGSLIGPMVVAGVAIDSNFLKFLSEIGVKDSKKLTRKKREYLFGVILEYSYAISVVKAYPEEIDSENLNEITYRAMIQIIHSMSVYNPSIVTVDKVGNANAVEREIININSSPRVENNADVKYVEVSAASIIAKVVRDSIINELKKTYGDFGSGYPGDKKTVEWIKDLYSKQPTCALPIIRRSWKILQDIAPNYYIRKRDGN from the coding sequence ATTTTAGTCGGAATCGATGAGGCGGGAAGAGGATCCCTTATAGGACCTATGGTCGTAGCAGGCGTCGCAATAGATAGTAATTTTTTAAAATTTCTGAGTGAAATAGGTGTAAAAGATAGTAAAAAATTAACCAGGAAGAAAAGGGAATATCTTTTCGGCGTGATTTTAGAGTACAGTTATGCTATTTCCGTGGTGAAAGCGTATCCTGAAGAGATAGATTCCGAAAATCTCAATGAAATTACCTATAGGGCTATGATACAGATAATTCACTCCATGTCTGTCTACAATCCTTCCATAGTGACTGTCGATAAAGTTGGTAATGCTAATGCTGTGGAAAGAGAGATCATTAATATCAATTCTTCCCCTAGAGTGGAAAATAATGCTGATGTAAAATATGTAGAGGTAAGTGCAGCGAGTATAATAGCAAAAGTAGTAAGAGACAGCATAATAAATGAGCTAAAGAAGACGTATGGTGACTTTGGAAGCGGATATCCTGGGGATAAAAAAACAGTAGAATGGATTAAAGACCTATATTCGAAACAACCCACATGTGCTTTACCCATAATAAGGAGAAGTTGGAAAATTTTACAAGACATTGCACCTAATTATTATATTAGAAAAAGAGATGGTAACTAA
- a CDS encoding molybdenum biosynthesis protein MoaD, with product MKIKVRYFALLRDYTKKNEEIIETECKDVACLVSQLEKVYGKEFGRVVREGFGPVRIVILVNGKVNNEIREGDEVALLPPPAGGELFVNSRFNLLEEIRKFRAEATEEVGSMVIYLGIVKGAIEGHKVYELRYEAYKEYTEKRLNEIIENLQTKYKDLVKMKILHVVDDLKPGDDVFLVMALGRGRGDTLKAVEEAVELVKHTTGIWKLEIRDDGEYWVVAGNTRVKRDEKASSS from the coding sequence ATGAAAATTAAAGTGAGGTACTTTGCTCTCCTGAGAGACTACACCAAAAAGAATGAAGAAATTATTGAAACTGAGTGTAAAGATGTTGCATGCCTTGTAAGCCAGCTTGAAAAAGTATATGGAAAAGAGTTTGGCAGGGTGGTTAGAGAGGGTTTTGGTCCAGTTAGGATTGTCATATTAGTTAATGGTAAGGTCAATAATGAAATAAGAGAGGGTGATGAAGTTGCTCTTTTGCCACCTCCAGCGGGAGGCGAATTATTTGTGAATTCCCGCTTTAATCTATTAGAGGAGATTAGAAAATTTAGGGCAGAGGCAACAGAGGAAGTGGGATCTATGGTTATATATCTAGGAATAGTTAAAGGGGCAATTGAGGGGCATAAGGTTTATGAGCTAAGATATGAGGCATATAAAGAGTATACAGAAAAGAGGTTAAATGAAATAATAGAGAATTTGCAAACCAAATATAAGGATTTAGTCAAGATGAAGATTCTACATGTTGTAGATGATCTTAAGCCAGGTGACGATGTTTTCTTGGTTATGGCATTAGGACGTGGGAGAGGAGACACACTTAAAGCAGTTGAAGAGGCTGTAGAGCTAGTTAAACATACAACAGGTATTTGGAAGCTAGAAATCAGAGATGATGGAGAATATTGGGTGGTTGCAGGAAATACTAGGGTGAAAAGGGATGAGAAAGCCAGTAGCTCTTAG
- a CDS encoding translation initiation factor IF-2 subunit beta yields the protein MTIKVDKNYEQLLDRLYDRLPDKAQKSGQQNLPNLIVLQVGNTTIIRNFSEYCDRIRREDKLCMRYLLKELAAPGSLGENGQLVIQGKFSSQVVTMLMERFLKMYVQCSTCRSFDTILKRDKKVWIISCLACGAQTPVKQF from the coding sequence GTGACAATCAAAGTCGATAAGAATTACGAGCAGTTGTTAGATAGATTATATGATAGGCTACCAGACAAGGCACAAAAATCAGGGCAACAAAACTTACCTAACCTAATCGTACTACAAGTGGGAAATACAACGATAATCAGAAACTTCAGCGAATATTGTGATAGGATAAGGAGAGAGGATAAATTATGTATGAGATATTTACTTAAGGAACTAGCTGCACCTGGGAGCTTAGGAGAAAATGGTCAACTTGTGATTCAAGGAAAATTTTCGTCTCAGGTAGTGACTATGCTTATGGAAAGGTTTTTGAAAATGTACGTACAGTGCAGTACATGCAGAAGTTTTGATACTATATTAAAGAGAGATAAGAAGGTTTGGATTATATCTTGCTTAGCCTGTGGAGCTCAAACACCGGTGAAACAGTTTTGA
- a CDS encoding glycosyl transferase family 2: MIVAIKDESKQVIESLVENLKRIKYERYEVIIVSDDDESKFREYLEIKFPENFRLIRRESNSGGKAGALNFASRISKGDYLVFMDADARVKEDFLERLNNKDYVACSLKIIIYDISTSIQSYYAEFTEKVMDMMFKGRSKLGLPIFPNGSAFSIRRDTLLSIGGWKENAIAEDLELGIRMYLNNLRNLFCDDIVVFLKSPYTLMDLYNQIQRWSYGSSQLLKSSLKLLTKGIKGFEGLLYSQQWVIYPLFFTVLGVYGILTPVFNITQTYLLLLILIYGISVVFYSQVLNQKRVDIKILKTILDASMTGYLKGLFGLKYKWRVTPKILDKGGRLIEDNSIPLISIPFYLISFFDASMGFVLSSIVILLVALIESF; encoded by the coding sequence ATCATAGTTGCTATAAAGGATGAAAGTAAACAAGTTATAGAGTCATTAGTGGAAAATTTAAAGAGAATTAAATATGAAAGATATGAGGTTATAATAGTTTCTGATGATGATGAGTCAAAATTCAGGGAGTATCTTGAGATTAAGTTTCCAGAAAATTTTAGATTAATAAGGAGAGAGAGTAATAGCGGAGGTAAAGCTGGAGCACTTAATTTTGCCTCAAGAATATCTAAAGGAGATTACCTAGTGTTTATGGACGCAGATGCGAGAGTTAAGGAAGATTTTCTTGAGCGTTTAAACAATAAAGACTATGTTGCATGTTCATTAAAAATAATAATTTATGATATCTCAACCAGTATCCAGTCATATTATGCGGAATTTACAGAGAAGGTTATGGATATGATGTTTAAAGGGCGTAGTAAATTAGGTCTACCTATATTTCCAAATGGCTCAGCCTTCTCTATCAGAAGGGACACTCTATTGAGTATAGGAGGATGGAAGGAAAACGCGATAGCTGAAGATCTTGAACTTGGAATAAGAATGTATTTGAACAACCTTAGGAACCTATTTTGTGACGATATTGTCGTATTTTTGAAATCGCCCTATACACTAATGGATCTTTATAATCAAATACAGAGGTGGTCATATGGTTCCTCACAACTTCTCAAATCATCATTGAAACTTCTGACAAAAGGTATCAAAGGATTTGAAGGCTTACTATATTCCCAACAATGGGTCATTTATCCTCTGTTTTTCACAGTTCTTGGTGTTTACGGAATACTTACACCCGTGTTTAATATAACTCAAACATACCTCCTGCTCCTCATCCTTATATATGGTATCTCTGTTGTTTTTTACTCTCAGGTACTAAACCAGAAAAGGGTTGATATTAAAATATTGAAGACTATACTAGACGCCTCCATGACTGGATATCTTAAAGGACTATTCGGTTTAAAGTATAAGTGGAGAGTAACTCCAAAAATATTAGATAAAGGGGGTAGATTAATCGAAGATAACAGTATTCCGTTAATAAGCATACCGTTTTATTTAATATCCTTTTTCGATGCATCTATGGGTTTTGTACTTTCAAGTATAGTAATTCTATTAGTTGCACTCATTGAATCTTTCTAG
- a CDS encoding inorganic pyrophosphatase yields MKLSPGKNAPDVVNVLVEIPQGSNIKYEYDDEEGVIKVDRVLYTSMNYPFNYGFIPGTLEEDGDPLDVLVITNYQLYPGSVIEVRPIGILYMKDEEGEDAKIVAVPKDKTDPSFSNIKDINDLPQATKNKIVHFFEHYKELEPGKYVKISGWGSATEAKNRIQLAIKRVSGGQ; encoded by the coding sequence ATGAAGCTTTCACCAGGTAAAAATGCACCAGATGTGGTTAACGTTCTAGTTGAAATTCCTCAGGGTTCCAATATAAAGTACGAATACGACGATGAGGAAGGAGTTATAAAAGTTGATAGAGTACTGTACACTTCCATGAATTATCCTTTCAATTACGGATTTATCCCAGGTACGCTAGAGGAAGATGGCGATCCATTAGACGTATTAGTGATAACAAACTATCAGTTATATCCAGGAAGCGTAATCGAGGTAAGACCCATAGGTATTTTATACATGAAGGATGAAGAGGGAGAGGACGCTAAGATTGTTGCAGTGCCTAAAGATAAGACAGACCCAAGCTTTTCAAACATTAAGGATATTAATGACCTACCACAGGCTACGAAGAATAAGATTGTCCACTTCTTCGAGCATTATAAAGAACTTGAACCCGGAAAGTACGTTAAGATATCTGGGTGGGGATCGGCTACCGAGGCTAAGAATCGTATACAATTAGCAATAAAGAGAGTTTCAGGAGGACAATGA
- a CDS encoding TGS domain-containing protein encodes MVTNLPAEAKAKWIKYMDAKTPEEKIRALQEFLSAIPKHKGTENLVYWAKRRLAELKDEAELERRKSSSVKRGLQFFIEKEGAGQVVLLGDYELKNRLMRELTNVKIDPRDLPVPGMMKYLDVQIQLLNTPPLIFEAKSLIGRVLGLTKNSDGILIVVKDKEEYKSIRDNLENNGIFLRKPKGKVIIDRTRYGRLGIRIVNMGKLVNTNEDDVRRYLEGFGIRNALVKIIGEVTLDDIEREVFGTSLYKPAIIVSNEEFTTEEGILVIRINDTDRLREAIFKILDVIRVYTKEPKDKPSMEPLIVKRGTTVVEVARKLHNELAEGFGYARVWGKSVKFPGQKVGADHVLEDGDIVEIHSA; translated from the coding sequence ATGGTAACTAACTTACCAGCTGAGGCTAAGGCTAAATGGATAAAATATATGGACGCTAAAACCCCAGAGGAGAAAATCAGGGCTCTTCAAGAGTTCCTTAGTGCAATACCTAAGCACAAAGGGACAGAAAATCTAGTTTACTGGGCGAAAAGAAGACTAGCAGAGCTCAAGGACGAGGCTGAATTAGAGAGGAGGAAGAGCTCCTCAGTAAAAAGGGGTCTCCAATTCTTCATTGAAAAAGAGGGAGCTGGACAGGTTGTGTTATTGGGAGACTACGAGCTTAAAAATAGGTTAATGAGAGAACTCACAAATGTAAAAATAGATCCTCGGGATTTACCAGTACCGGGTATGATGAAGTACCTTGATGTGCAGATTCAATTGCTAAATACCCCTCCGCTAATATTTGAGGCAAAAAGTCTAATAGGAAGAGTTCTAGGACTGACAAAAAATAGCGATGGAATATTAATAGTTGTTAAGGACAAGGAAGAATATAAATCAATAAGAGACAACCTAGAAAACAACGGTATTTTTCTTAGAAAACCAAAGGGGAAGGTAATCATAGATAGAACTAGGTATGGGAGATTAGGGATAAGAATAGTTAATATGGGTAAATTAGTTAACACTAATGAGGACGACGTAAGAAGGTATTTAGAGGGCTTTGGTATTAGAAATGCTTTAGTGAAAATAATAGGCGAGGTAACTCTTGATGATATTGAAAGAGAAGTTTTCGGCACTAGCCTATATAAACCTGCAATAATAGTATCCAACGAAGAATTTACCACAGAAGAGGGGATACTCGTAATAAGAATAAACGATACAGATAGATTAAGAGAGGCAATATTCAAAATACTTGATGTAATAAGGGTTTACACTAAAGAACCAAAGGATAAACCCTCCATGGAACCCTTAATAGTAAAGAGGGGAACCACAGTTGTTGAGGTTGCTAGAAAACTGCATAATGAATTAGCTGAAGGATTTGGGTATGCAAGAGTTTGGGGGAAATCGGTGAAATTCCCTGGTCAGAAAGTAGGTGCGGATCACGTTTTGGAAGACGGAGATATAGTTGAAATTCATTCAGCATGA
- a CDS encoding multidrug ABC transporter ATP-binding protein, whose protein sequence is MTDEIAVSVTNLVKKYKNVEVLNGISLQVYKGEVFGLIGPNGAGKTTTLRAISGILKKYEGDITIFGYTPEEAKKLGYISYMPEDAFPYEKLSGIENLEVFAQIYAKGDKELEKEFLELGAKIADLGNKIYEQTSIYSRGMKRRLMIARALMVKPKLAILDEPTTGLDVESTVRIRRIIRELPRSINTTILFSSHNMLEVDFMCDRIALINKGKIVEIGMPKQITEKYNSKNLEEAFLKAIGNDKSVS, encoded by the coding sequence ATGACTGACGAAATAGCTGTCAGTGTTACTAACCTTGTTAAGAAGTATAAAAACGTAGAAGTTCTAAATGGGATCTCTCTGCAGGTGTACAAAGGAGAAGTGTTTGGGTTAATTGGACCCAACGGGGCAGGAAAGACAACTACCTTAAGAGCTATTTCAGGAATTCTGAAAAAATACGAAGGTGACATAACTATATTCGGATACACTCCCGAGGAAGCTAAAAAACTAGGATATATTTCTTATATGCCCGAGGATGCATTTCCATATGAGAAGTTATCAGGAATAGAAAATTTAGAGGTATTTGCACAGATATATGCAAAAGGAGATAAGGAACTGGAGAAAGAATTCTTAGAGTTAGGAGCGAAAATAGCTGATCTAGGAAATAAGATATATGAACAGACCTCAATTTACAGTAGAGGAATGAAAAGGAGGCTCATGATAGCAAGAGCTCTTATGGTGAAACCAAAATTAGCTATTCTCGATGAGCCAACAACTGGGCTTGATGTCGAGTCCACAGTTAGAATAAGGAGAATTATAAGAGAACTTCCCCGCTCAATCAACACCACAATACTCTTTTCCTCACATAATATGTTGGAGGTAGATTTTATGTGTGATAGAATAGCCTTAATAAACAAAGGAAAGATTGTGGAGATTGGAATGCCTAAGCAAATAACAGAGAAGTATAACTCAAAAAACTTAGAGGAGGCTTTTCTGAAGGCGATTGGGAATGATAAGAGTGTTTCTTAG
- a CDS encoding 3-methyl-2-oxobutanoate hydroxymethyltransferase → MSAGKISIRDFLKKKGKEKITMLTAYDYPTAKIMSTTNLDGILVGDSLSMVVLGYENTLKVSMKEMLVHLDSVVRAKPRQLVVADMPFLSYEVSVNRAVKNAGLFVRHGADSVKLEGGEEMADVVRKIVRAGIPVMGHIGLTPQRFLRIGGFRVLGKSKHEEEQLLRDAEVLEEAGIFSLVIENTYADVAKKITEKLKVPTICIGAGSYCDGQILVIHDVLGLSEFTPYFAKAYTNLKEEIQKAVNKYVEEVRESKFPLKENYKERES, encoded by the coding sequence ATGTCAGCAGGGAAAATATCAATAAGGGACTTTCTGAAAAAGAAGGGGAAAGAGAAAATAACTATGCTTACAGCCTACGATTACCCAACGGCAAAAATAATGTCGACGACGAATCTTGATGGAATCCTGGTTGGCGATTCCTTATCGATGGTCGTTTTAGGATATGAAAATACTCTAAAAGTTTCTATGAAAGAAATGCTAGTTCACTTAGATTCTGTGGTTAGGGCGAAACCTAGACAGTTAGTAGTCGCTGATATGCCATTTCTGTCTTATGAGGTTTCGGTCAATAGAGCAGTTAAGAATGCGGGATTATTTGTAAGACATGGGGCGGATTCTGTAAAACTTGAGGGAGGCGAAGAGATGGCAGATGTAGTGAGAAAGATTGTGAGGGCGGGGATCCCAGTCATGGGGCATATAGGGCTTACTCCTCAAAGGTTTTTGAGGATCGGGGGATTTAGGGTTTTAGGAAAAAGTAAACATGAGGAAGAGCAACTCTTGAGGGATGCTGAGGTACTGGAGGAGGCAGGTATCTTTTCTTTAGTCATAGAGAACACTTACGCAGATGTAGCAAAGAAGATTACTGAAAAGCTTAAAGTACCAACTATTTGCATTGGAGCAGGTTCCTATTGTGATGGTCAGATATTAGTTATTCATGACGTTCTGGGACTGAGCGAGTTTACCCCATATTTTGCTAAAGCATATACTAATTTGAAAGAGGAAATTCAAAAGGCTGTTAATAAATATGTTGAAGAAGTAAGGGAGAGTAAGTTCCCTCTGAAAGAAAATTATAAGGAGAGGGAAAGTTGA